The following is a genomic window from Acidisarcina sp..
GGTGCGTTTCGCTAGTGGTGCGTTTCGCTCAGGATGACAACCTCAGCGGGAGTGCCGCCGACTACGTGTCCATCTGCTAGTCAATCGCCAGGCTGAGCTGGTGGCGGATATCCGCGCCGCGCACCCAGAAGATGACGTCCGTCGCGATATTGGTGGCGTGATCGGCGATCCGCTCCAGGCTGCGTGCGATCAGGATAGAGTTCAGCGCCTGCATCGTATAGTCCGGCTGCTTCTGAATCACCTGGAGCAGTTCGCTGTGGGCTGCGCGGTTCATCCGGTCGATCTCGTCGTCCATCTCCAGAACCGAATCGGCGACTTGGGCATCCGCATTCAGCAGCGCCTGAATCGATGTGCGGATCATCCGCCCGGCAAACTCACCCATCCCGCCAAAATCCACAGGCAGTTCGACTTCCGGCATCTTGATCATCTCCTGCGTGCGGATGGCAATGCTCATCGACTGGTCTCCGATGCGCTCCAGGTCGCCATTGATCTTGATCACCGCAAGAATGAAGCGCAAGTCGATCGCCATGGGCTGCTCCTTTGCGAGCAGTTCATACGCCATCTCGTCCAGATCGCGCTGCGCACTATTAATCGCCGTCTCGTTCTCGCGAACATACTCGCAAAGCTTTGGATCACGGCGCAGGTTCGCTTCGACTGCGGACTCGACGGCCTGCTGGGCAAGAGCAGCCATCGCAAGAAGCTTGTCTTTCAATTCAGCCAGTTGCTGCTGGAAGTGAATGCGTGGCAAATTCGGAATCTCCAACTTGAATTGTGCATCAATCACTGTCACAAAGTCGCTAATTTTGACAGTTTGAATCCCTCGGCCTATTCGGAGTCACGGTCTACGCCATGGGGATAGAACCAGAAAACTCCTCTAAATGGGCTATAACTGGCAAAATCGGGGATCGCCTGCACATAAGAACTTGGAATGCTGGAACTCTCCTGCATCCAGCGCGGGTGATATGGGACGCGCTGCCCCGGCTCAGAACCCGGCATCGACCAATGCCACGCGAGATGGCCCGTCTCCATCTGCCAACGGGATCTCATTGTAACTACCTCCGTAGCATCAGCGTGCCTACCTTTTCGCTGCGGCACGCGAAAACCTGTCAGCCAAGCCGTGATTCGGCCTGCTGGGCTGCCTGGTAAATCTCGTCGAACGACTCCACCGCGTAGAGCACCGGCTGCATTTCCGAGGTGGAAAAGCGCTGCTCCATCACCTGGTCCAGATTGAAGTCGCGAATCTCCGGGCCGCCGCGAACGACATGCTCGGACTCTCCCTGCGAGGAGATCAGCCCGCTGCCGTAAAGCCGGATCGCTCCCTCCTGCCGTATCACCCCAAACTCGACCGTGAACCAGAAGAGCCGCCCCATGCGCTCCAGATCCTCATGGTTGGTGAGCGCTGCGCAGACCCTGCCGTAATGCTGCAGAAAATCTGCAAATACCGGGTGGGCGTGCATCGGAACATGCCCAAAGACGTCATGAAAGATATCGGGCTCGGGAGTATAGTCCAGCGATTCCCGGCTGCGCAGATATGTGGTCGTCGGAAACTGCCGCGCCGCCAGCATCTCAAAGAATGCATCGGGAGGCAGGAAGCCGCTCACCGGGGTGGCGCGCCAGCCCGTGCGTGGCTGCAGGCGCTCATTCACATCCGCCAGGTTCGGAATCGAATCCTCACGCAGCCCAATCACTTCGAACCCTTGCAGGTACTCGCGGCAGGCATGCTGACGCAGTTGCGTCATGCGCCGGCGCACAAGCTCGGCCCACACCGCATGCTGATCCTGCGTGTACGCGCACCAATCCTGCTGGATAAGATATTGTCCAGCAATCGGGAGGCTCTTGCGGTCAATCTCTGCAGCCGGCCTCTGGCTGGCAAGGTACCCTTCTCTTCCGTGATTCTTCACGACCTCGGGATTCATGGCATATACCCCGACACAAGCTGCGAAACCTCCGCAACTTTGCGCCTTATGTTCATCCGATGTCAATCAGGCCAGGCGGGGCTGGGAATGAGTTTCACATTACTGAATTGCAGCTTCCACCGGGAAGCCTGCCAGCACATTGCTCCAGGGTGTATCGTATGTGGTCGTTGGGGCCAGATGCTGACCCCAACCGATGCATCTTAAACGTGGGGAGTATTACACCATGTCCACGCTTACACATCCCGAAGTAGAAACCAGGCATGACTTTCTGCCCCTGAATGGTACCGATCATATTGAGTTGTACGTGGGTAATGCGCGCCAGGCTGCCTATTACTACCGAGTTGCGTTTGGCATGACTCTGGTCGCGTATGCCGGACCTGAGACAGGACTTCGCACCCGCGCCTCCTACGTCGTCCAGCAAGGCAAGATCCGCTTCGTCCTCACCACTCCGCTGCGCCCCGACGGCGAAATAGCAGAACACATCCACCGCCATGGAGACGGCGTGCGTGACATAGCCCTGTGGGTTGATGACGCCAGGCAGGCATGGAAGGAAACAACCAAACGTGGCGCCCGCAGTGTTCTCGAACCTACGGAACTGAGAGATGAATATGGCATCGTCCATATTGCGTCGATCGCTACGTATGGAGACACGGTTCACACCTTCGTCGAGCGCCGCCGCTACTATGGCCCATTTCTCCCTGGCTATCGCGCCATCGCGAACGATCCCCAGGCGCGCCCTGCCGGTTTGCAGCATGTCGATCACGTGGTGGGAAATGTGGGCTGGCACGAAATGGACCGCTGGGTTGACTTCTACCGGAACGTCATGGGGTTCGAGCTATACCAGCACTTTGACGACAAGGATATTTCGACCGAGTACTCCGCACTGATGTCCAAGGTGATGAGCAACGGGAACGGCCGCGTCAAGTTTCCAATCAATGAGCCGGCAGAGGGCCGTAGGAAGTCGCAGATCGAGGAGTACCTTGAGTACTACCATGGATCCGGGGTCCAACATATCGCTATGGCAACCAGCGACATTCTGGCGACTGTGGCCTTGCTGAAGCAGCAGGGGGTTGAGTTTCTCTCCATACCGCACGCTTACTATTCCGCGCTGGAGAGCCGCGTTGGCCGCATCGATGAGCCACTGGAAGAGTTGGAGAAGCTGGGGATTCTCGTCGATCGAGATGAGGAAGGCTACATGCTCCAGATCTTTACGCGCCCTGTCGAGGATCGGCCCACGCTCTTCTTTGAGATCATCCAGCGCAAAGGCAGCCGGAGTTTTGGCAAAGGAAACTTCAAAGCGCTCTTCGAGGCCATTGAGCGCGAGCAGGCGGCACGTGGAAATCTATTAAGGTAAGCGCATGAAGCTGTGCACGTTCGAAGTGCAGACCCATTTAGGAAGCTTTCGCCGGCTCGGCGCCG
Proteins encoded in this region:
- the phoU gene encoding phosphate signaling complex protein PhoU produces the protein MTVIDAQFKLEIPNLPRIHFQQQLAELKDKLLAMAALAQQAVESAVEANLRRDPKLCEYVRENETAINSAQRDLDEMAYELLAKEQPMAIDLRFILAVIKINGDLERIGDQSMSIAIRTQEMIKMPEVELPVDFGGMGEFAGRMIRTSIQALLNADAQVADSVLEMDDEIDRMNRAAHSELLQVIQKQPDYTMQALNSILIARSLERIADHATNIATDVIFWVRGADIRHQLSLAID
- a CDS encoding phenylalanine 4-monooxygenase, which translates into the protein MNPEVVKNHGREGYLASQRPAAEIDRKSLPIAGQYLIQQDWCAYTQDQHAVWAELVRRRMTQLRQHACREYLQGFEVIGLREDSIPNLADVNERLQPRTGWRATPVSGFLPPDAFFEMLAARQFPTTTYLRSRESLDYTPEPDIFHDVFGHVPMHAHPVFADFLQHYGRVCAALTNHEDLERMGRLFWFTVEFGVIRQEGAIRLYGSGLISSQGESEHVVRGGPEIRDFNLDQVMEQRFSTSEMQPVLYAVESFDEIYQAAQQAESRLG
- the hppD gene encoding 4-hydroxyphenylpyruvate dioxygenase, coding for MSTLTHPEVETRHDFLPLNGTDHIELYVGNARQAAYYYRVAFGMTLVAYAGPETGLRTRASYVVQQGKIRFVLTTPLRPDGEIAEHIHRHGDGVRDIALWVDDARQAWKETTKRGARSVLEPTELRDEYGIVHIASIATYGDTVHTFVERRRYYGPFLPGYRAIANDPQARPAGLQHVDHVVGNVGWHEMDRWVDFYRNVMGFELYQHFDDKDISTEYSALMSKVMSNGNGRVKFPINEPAEGRRKSQIEEYLEYYHGSGVQHIAMATSDILATVALLKQQGVEFLSIPHAYYSALESRVGRIDEPLEELEKLGILVDRDEEGYMLQIFTRPVEDRPTLFFEIIQRKGSRSFGKGNFKALFEAIEREQAARGNLLR